One genomic region from Listeria monocytogenes encodes:
- a CDS encoding Na+/H+ antiporter subunit A translates to MSFLHLAIVLPFIVALLIPLFYRWTKQVHTGWLVLPIPVILFIYFLTFIPKTMDGATIVSMPWIPRLGINFTVVVDGLSLLFALLITGIGSLVTFYSIYYLGKKKERLSNFYTFLFIFMTAMLGVVLSDNLIVLYLFWELTSISSFLLIGYWYHRERSRYGARKSMMITVFGGLMMLGGFILLHIMSDSFSIREIISNADVISNNSLFIPAMVLVLLGAFTKSAQVPFHIWLPDAMEAPTPVSAYLHSATMVKAGIYIVARFTPLFASSGVWFWTVSLVGITTLFWGSLNATKKNDLKAILAYSTISQLGLIMALLGVGAASLHFDTLSDDIYVMAIVAAVFHLFNHATFKGSLFMMVGIVDHETGTRDIRRLGGLMRIMPITATIAFIGTFAMAGIPPFNGFLSKEMFFESMVNITQLQLFDASTWGVLLPVVAWVASVFTFVYSMIIFFKTFTGKVKPYLLPKKPHEAPFGLLLPPIILSIFVVGIGLFPNLIAEPILEPAVRAIVPGLATDFSIHISLWHGFTPALLMTFGVVAVGIVLFLTHKYWKPWITTRVPKALRIGKTYDNGMYYLEQGSYRMTMFIMTGWLRTYLNYMLSAFILMMASVMIFTQALDFNFSSMTKVTVVDFVLAAVILVTLVGIVFSKSRITSIILLGAMGYTISIFFVISRAPDLALTQLIIETISVVLYLLVFYHLPQFSNIEEKPKWLSMKTFLSIGVGVIITLVSLSAYNTTFYDSISKYYVDNAYVEAAGRNIVNVILVDFRGFDTMFETAVLSIAAIGIYAMIKLRLTKRGENDENE, encoded by the coding sequence TTGTCATTTCTTCATCTAGCAATTGTTCTGCCATTTATTGTGGCACTGCTAATTCCACTTTTTTATCGGTGGACAAAACAAGTTCATACTGGCTGGTTAGTACTTCCGATTCCAGTGATTTTGTTTATTTACTTCTTAACATTTATCCCAAAAACGATGGACGGGGCAACGATTGTTTCAATGCCTTGGATTCCCCGACTTGGGATTAATTTTACGGTAGTAGTAGATGGGCTTAGTTTGCTGTTTGCGCTACTTATTACTGGGATTGGTTCACTCGTTACCTTTTACTCTATTTATTATTTAGGGAAAAAGAAAGAACGACTTAGCAATTTCTATACATTTTTATTTATTTTTATGACGGCAATGCTCGGGGTTGTCTTGAGTGATAACTTGATTGTGTTGTATCTTTTCTGGGAGCTTACTTCCATTAGTTCGTTCTTATTGATTGGGTATTGGTATCATCGTGAGCGTTCACGGTATGGGGCTCGTAAATCGATGATGATTACAGTCTTCGGCGGACTGATGATGCTTGGCGGATTTATTTTGCTTCATATTATGAGCGATTCTTTTTCCATTCGGGAGATTATTAGTAACGCGGATGTAATTAGTAATAATAGTTTATTCATTCCCGCGATGGTTCTTGTCTTGCTTGGTGCGTTTACGAAATCCGCGCAAGTTCCATTTCATATTTGGCTGCCAGATGCGATGGAGGCACCTACTCCTGTTAGTGCCTACCTCCACTCAGCGACGATGGTCAAAGCCGGGATTTATATTGTCGCTCGGTTCACGCCACTATTCGCAAGTTCGGGTGTATGGTTTTGGACGGTATCACTCGTTGGGATTACGACCCTTTTCTGGGGTTCACTTAATGCCACGAAGAAAAATGATTTAAAAGCAATTTTGGCTTATTCGACGATAAGTCAGCTTGGTCTCATTATGGCGCTTCTTGGTGTCGGTGCTGCTTCCCTTCACTTTGATACGCTTAGTGATGATATTTATGTGATGGCGATTGTCGCAGCTGTGTTCCATCTATTTAATCACGCGACGTTTAAAGGTAGCTTGTTTATGATGGTTGGGATTGTCGATCACGAAACAGGCACGCGGGATATAAGACGACTTGGTGGTCTAATGCGTATCATGCCAATTACGGCGACGATTGCATTTATAGGAACGTTCGCAATGGCTGGGATTCCACCGTTTAATGGATTTCTAAGTAAAGAGATGTTTTTTGAAAGCATGGTAAATATTACGCAATTGCAATTGTTTGATGCAAGTACTTGGGGCGTTCTGCTCCCTGTTGTAGCTTGGGTTGCTAGTGTGTTTACGTTTGTTTATAGTATGATTATTTTCTTTAAAACATTTACTGGAAAAGTGAAACCGTACTTACTTCCGAAAAAACCGCATGAAGCGCCATTCGGACTCCTTTTACCGCCGATTATTTTATCTATATTTGTGGTTGGGATTGGTCTTTTCCCTAATTTAATTGCAGAGCCAATTTTGGAACCTGCTGTAAGAGCAATAGTTCCTGGGCTTGCTACTGATTTTTCGATTCATATTAGTTTATGGCATGGATTTACGCCAGCCCTATTAATGACGTTTGGCGTTGTGGCGGTTGGGATTGTCTTGTTCCTTACACATAAATACTGGAAACCTTGGATTACAACCCGTGTTCCAAAAGCACTGCGAATTGGGAAAACGTATGATAATGGGATGTATTATTTGGAACAAGGTTCGTACCGAATGACAATGTTTATTATGACTGGTTGGCTCCGGACTTACTTGAATTACATGTTATCGGCCTTTATTTTGATGATGGCTTCGGTCATGATTTTCACGCAAGCACTTGATTTCAATTTTTCGAGTATGACGAAAGTGACGGTTGTTGATTTTGTTTTAGCGGCAGTTATTTTAGTGACATTGGTTGGGATTGTCTTTTCCAAGTCGCGGATTACTTCGATTATTTTACTGGGAGCGATGGGTTACACGATTAGTATTTTCTTCGTTATCTCCAGAGCGCCTGATCTTGCTTTAACGCAGCTTATTATTGAAACTATTTCAGTTGTGCTTTATCTACTTGTGTTTTATCACCTTCCTCAGTTCAGTAATATTGAGGAAAAGCCGAAATGGTTATCAATGAAGACATTTTTGAGTATCGGGGTTGGTGTGATTATCACGCTCGTTTCCCTTTCAGCGTATAATACGACATTTTATGATTCGATTTCGAAATACTATGTGGATAATGCTTACGTGGAAGCGGCGGGACGAAATATTGTTAATGTTATCTTAGTTGATTTCCGTGGCTTTGATACGATGTTCGAAACGGCTGTACTTTCAATTGCGGCGATTGGTATTTACGCGATGATTAAATTACGACTGACGAAACGAGGTGAGAATGATGAAAACGAATGA
- a CDS encoding Na(+)/H(+) antiporter subunit B, translated as MMKTNDVLLRNVTKVVAFIIFLFSLHLFFAGHYNPGGGFVAGLTTAGAITLTLLAYDTKTVASMLNINTIMLTGVGLVFALGTGMIGIFTGDPFLTHKFGHVDLPILGDTALHTATLFDLGVYLVVVGVTLTIIQTIGESD; from the coding sequence ATGATGAAAACGAATGACGTTCTACTGAGAAATGTAACGAAAGTAGTAGCTTTCATTATTTTCTTATTCTCACTCCATTTATTCTTTGCAGGACATTATAATCCTGGTGGCGGGTTCGTAGCTGGACTTACAACGGCTGGTGCAATTACATTAACGCTACTTGCTTATGATACAAAAACAGTTGCTAGTATGCTTAATATCAATACGATTATGCTTACTGGAGTGGGACTTGTATTCGCCCTTGGTACTGGGATGATTGGGATTTTCACAGGAGATCCTTTCTTAACACATAAATTTGGTCATGTTGATTTGCCAATTTTAGGAGATACCGCGTTACACACGGCGACTTTGTTTGACCTTGGGGTTTACTTAGTTGTTGTCGGTGTAACACTTACGATAATTCAAACGATTGGGGAGAGTGACTGA
- a CDS encoding Na(+)/H(+) antiporter subunit C: MELLMSILIGLIFAAAVYLILSKSLLRIIIGTAVLSHGVNLLVLTMGGLKKGRVPILGTPGAGTYNDPLPQALILTAIVISFGVTAFFLVLAYRAYQELDSESVSKTRGHEADDE; this comes from the coding sequence ATGGAACTATTAATGTCTATATTAATCGGCTTGATTTTTGCAGCTGCTGTCTACTTAATTCTCTCTAAAAGTTTGTTACGAATTATTATTGGAACGGCTGTCCTAAGCCACGGTGTCAATTTGCTTGTGCTTACGATGGGTGGACTGAAAAAAGGTCGCGTGCCAATTCTTGGTACACCTGGAGCGGGAACGTATAATGATCCGCTTCCACAAGCACTTATTTTGACTGCGATTGTTATAAGCTTTGGTGTAACTGCCTTTTTCCTTGTTCTTGCTTATAGAGCGTATCAGGAGCTTGATAGCGAGAGTGTATCCAAGACGAGAGGACATGAAGCCGATGATGAATAA
- a CDS encoding Na+/H+ antiporter subunit D translates to MNNIILMPILIPFLGAITLMLLPKRVIVQRVFALIFSGILVVATIGLVFYIRENGITTVNIGNWAAPFGITMVGDMLAVLLTATTSIVLFCVILYSFYTIGKPREKFLYYPAILFMIVGVNGSFLTGDIFNMFVFFEVMLMASYVLLVIGGTQVQLKATIKYLLINVVGSGFFVVAIALLYSMIGTLNMADISQKITDLNGANTGMISVVAVLFLFVFGLKAGLFPLYFWLPGSYFAPPIPVLALFGGLLTKVGVYAIIRTYTLFFSSLTDFVVPLLGILAIVTIILGVIGAISYYDMKTIVIYNIMIAIGVILFSVSIMTRESMTGAVFYLIHDMIIKAALFLIVGIVMAITGYSSVKKFSGLMSVKPSLGWIFFIATLGLAGIPPLSGFIGKLLIVEGAFSAGQIVGGIIILLSSLFVLMSLIKVFTKGFWGEKKGVFNLQIPYKKMLVPVVILLAISIGYGVFSNAIYPFIEQAVDPLVDPSVYIHAVIKE, encoded by the coding sequence ATGAATAATATAATTTTAATGCCGATATTGATACCTTTCCTTGGAGCAATTACTTTAATGCTACTGCCAAAACGAGTCATCGTTCAACGGGTATTCGCCCTTATTTTTAGTGGTATCTTGGTTGTGGCAACGATTGGACTTGTATTTTATATTCGAGAAAATGGGATTACAACTGTGAATATTGGTAACTGGGCGGCTCCTTTTGGGATTACGATGGTTGGCGATATGCTTGCTGTCCTGCTTACGGCAACGACGAGTATTGTTTTATTCTGCGTGATTCTTTATTCTTTTTATACGATTGGGAAACCGCGGGAGAAATTTCTTTATTATCCAGCGATTCTCTTTATGATCGTTGGGGTTAATGGTTCATTTTTAACTGGTGATATTTTTAATATGTTTGTGTTCTTTGAAGTTATGCTGATGGCATCTTATGTGTTGCTTGTCATTGGTGGGACACAGGTTCAACTTAAAGCAACGATAAAATATTTACTGATTAATGTCGTTGGTTCCGGATTTTTCGTTGTAGCAATTGCGCTACTTTATTCGATGATTGGAACGCTCAACATGGCGGATATTTCGCAAAAAATCACGGACTTAAATGGTGCAAATACTGGAATGATTAGCGTTGTCGCGGTTCTGTTCTTGTTTGTATTCGGATTGAAAGCAGGGTTATTCCCGCTTTACTTCTGGCTTCCAGGTTCCTACTTTGCTCCACCAATTCCGGTGCTTGCTTTGTTTGGTGGACTTCTGACAAAAGTTGGGGTTTATGCGATTATCCGGACATACACACTATTTTTCAGTTCGTTAACAGATTTTGTTGTTCCACTACTTGGAATTCTTGCGATTGTGACGATTATTCTTGGGGTTATTGGGGCAATTAGTTACTATGATATGAAAACGATTGTGATTTATAATATTATGATTGCGATTGGTGTTATTCTGTTTAGCGTTTCGATCATGACACGCGAATCGATGACTGGTGCTGTGTTTTACTTAATTCACGATATGATTATCAAAGCCGCCCTCTTCCTTATTGTTGGGATTGTGATGGCGATTACGGGATACTCTAGCGTGAAAAAATTCAGCGGGTTGATGAGCGTGAAGCCTTCGCTCGGTTGGATTTTCTTCATTGCTACTCTTGGCCTTGCAGGAATTCCACCACTTAGCGGATTTATCGGAAAACTGCTGATTGTTGAAGGAGCATTCTCAGCTGGTCAAATAGTCGGCGGGATCATCATTTTACTATCCAGTTTATTCGTCCTTATGTCTTTAATTAAAGTCTTTACAAAAGGCTTTTGGGGCGAGAAAAAAGGCGTATTCAATTTACAGATTCCGTATAAAAAAATGCTTGTGCCAGTAGTTATTCTACTTGCGATTTCGATTGGTTATGGTGTGTTTAGTAACGCAATTTATCCGTTTATTGAACAGGCGGTTGACCCACTTGTTGACCCTTCTGTTTATATCCATGCGGTGATAAAGGAGTGA
- a CDS encoding Na+/H+ antiporter subunit E — protein MAFQLILNIILACLWMFLESSFSFATFIIGFIIGIFLLFFMRRFLGSRFYLFRLFALVKLVFRFLHDLIVSTVHVSRIVLKKDMNIRPGIFRYDTTLETDWEVTMLALLITLTPGTLSIDISDDYKAIYVHSLHVPNIEEEIATIRKSYEGAIMEVFHG, from the coding sequence ATGGCTTTTCAACTTATTCTTAATATAATACTTGCTTGTTTGTGGATGTTTTTGGAGTCATCGTTTAGCTTTGCAACATTTATCATTGGCTTTATCATCGGGATTTTCTTGCTATTCTTTATGCGACGGTTCCTAGGATCGAGATTTTATCTTTTTCGGTTATTCGCTCTTGTCAAACTGGTTTTCCGTTTTTTACATGATTTAATTGTTTCTACGGTGCATGTAAGTCGGATTGTATTAAAGAAAGATATGAACATTCGACCAGGGATTTTCAGATATGATACAACGCTTGAGACAGACTGGGAAGTGACGATGCTCGCATTACTGATTACACTAACACCCGGTACGCTTTCGATTGATATTTCGGACGACTATAAAGCAATCTATGTTCACTCTCTTCACGTTCCAAATATTGAAGAAGAAATTGCGACGATTCGTAAGTCTTATGAAGGCGCGATTATGGAGGTGTTCCACGGATGA
- a CDS encoding Na(+)/H(+) antiporter subunit F1, translating into MIIQIALSIGLLLYSISTFLYLYRILKGPTTSDKVVALDSIGMNLVAIVALLSMFYDTHAFLDVILLIALLAFIGTVSFAKFIEKGKVIDRERDN; encoded by the coding sequence ATGATTATTCAAATCGCTTTATCCATTGGTTTACTTCTCTATTCGATTTCGACTTTCTTATATCTTTACCGTATTTTAAAAGGACCTACTACTTCTGACAAAGTGGTGGCCCTGGATTCTATCGGAATGAACTTAGTGGCAATTGTTGCGCTTCTTTCGATGTTTTACGATACGCATGCCTTTTTGGATGTTATTTTACTCATTGCGCTCCTTGCATTTATCGGAACGGTTTCCTTTGCCAAATTTATTGAGAAAGGAAAGGTGATTGACCGTGAACGTGATAATTGA
- the mnhG gene encoding monovalent cation/H(+) antiporter subunit G: MNVIIEIIISIMIIIGGLLSILAAIGVIRLPDVYTRTHAAGISNTFGVSLLLFATVGYFFHSGEGFNARVLLAVLFIFLTTPVASHLINRAAYDTGVPLAIRIRDQLRSVKKDDIKKKKSLIIRQEQIEKARQEREELEERMEWERREEKIDEREDQEEQEREREEQTIEEQSDDSEHEIIEQDESETESDDDKSEK, translated from the coding sequence GTGAACGTGATAATTGAGATTATTATTTCTATTATGATTATAATTGGTGGTTTGCTTAGTATTCTTGCCGCAATCGGGGTTATCCGCTTGCCTGACGTATATACAAGAACACACGCTGCCGGGATTAGTAATACATTTGGCGTTAGCTTACTTCTGTTCGCAACGGTTGGTTACTTTTTCCACTCAGGCGAAGGTTTTAATGCGCGAGTACTTCTGGCCGTATTGTTTATTTTCTTAACTACACCAGTGGCTTCTCACCTTATTAACCGGGCTGCTTATGATACCGGTGTTCCACTAGCTATTCGAATTCGTGACCAATTGCGTTCGGTGAAAAAAGACGATATCAAGAAAAAGAAAAGTCTTATTATCCGACAAGAACAAATTGAAAAAGCACGACAAGAACGGGAAGAATTGGAAGAACGAATGGAATGGGAACGACGCGAAGAAAAAATTGATGAGCGCGAAGATCAGGAAGAACAAGAACGTGAACGCGAGGAACAAACGATTGAAGAACAGTCGGATGATTCTGAGCATGAAATCATCGAGCAAGATGAAAGTGAAACCGAATCAGACGATGATAAATCGGAAAAATAA
- the menI gene encoding 1,4-dihydroxy-2-naphthoyl-CoA hydrolase MenI has product MGLQETIGIEIVSVEKGKAVVQLEVTEKVHQPFGYLHGGVSVVLAEHAASIGAAKSIEPDEIVFGLEINANHLASKQAGLVTATAEAIHIGKSTQVWEIKITDETEKLLCISRCTIAVKKKRK; this is encoded by the coding sequence ATGGGACTTCAAGAAACTATTGGTATTGAAATTGTTTCAGTAGAAAAAGGGAAAGCCGTTGTTCAATTAGAAGTGACAGAAAAAGTCCATCAACCATTTGGCTATTTGCATGGTGGGGTTTCTGTTGTTTTAGCGGAACATGCAGCAAGTATTGGTGCTGCCAAATCAATCGAACCCGATGAAATCGTCTTTGGTTTAGAAATTAATGCCAATCACTTAGCATCAAAACAAGCCGGATTGGTGACAGCAACCGCAGAGGCAATCCATATTGGTAAAAGTACCCAAGTTTGGGAAATAAAGATTACTGATGAAACTGAGAAGTTACTTTGTATTAGCAGATGTACCATTGCAGTTAAAAAGAAGCGAAAATAA
- a CDS encoding divergent PAP2 family protein produces MSIFTNTPLIASIIAIVFAQVVKVPIHILVYRKFNLGLMFSTGGMPSSHSAAVTALMTTLAIEYGLDSPYFAISVVFGIIVMFDATGVRRQAGEQAVVLNKLVTDFQDFVEHAKGLAAPEQEEKTKHLKELLGHKPMEVFFGALTGIAIGFILEMFM; encoded by the coding sequence ATGTCGATATTTACGAATACACCATTAATTGCATCTATTATTGCGATAGTGTTTGCCCAAGTGGTCAAAGTTCCGATTCATATTTTAGTATACCGGAAGTTTAACCTCGGATTAATGTTTTCCACCGGTGGTATGCCCAGCTCTCACTCGGCTGCGGTTACTGCCTTAATGACTACACTTGCCATTGAATACGGGTTAGATTCACCTTATTTCGCGATTTCTGTTGTATTTGGTATTATCGTGATGTTCGATGCGACTGGCGTTAGAAGACAAGCCGGTGAACAAGCAGTTGTTTTAAACAAATTAGTAACGGATTTCCAAGACTTCGTGGAACATGCAAAAGGACTTGCTGCTCCTGAACAAGAAGAAAAAACGAAGCATTTAAAAGAATTACTTGGTCATAAACCTATGGAAGTTTTCTTCGGAGCACTTACCGGGATTGCGATTGGATTTATTTTAGAAATGTTTATGTAA
- a CDS encoding chloride channel protein: MKKVTLIFSVYTFILGILVGVIAALFLAMVHFATTFLWDYLPNQFDFSSYYPLLIGLIGSFFVGMVQLKLGDYPRSMHDNVAEAKKTGRMEYRKVLLPTILSAWIILTFGASVGPEAALIGIVGGATTWIIDHLKLSMAHKEELVSLSVGAIISSIFHAPFSGLAEEIDESSQAKKIPKNSKLVLSLLISFSALGSFLWLKSFLKMPASIFAIRLPDMGWSWWFILLFIPTIILGWLFSVYFQQLQVYIAKAASVIKNKMVAAIIGGLSIGLFGIISSFMLFSGEHQLIELTTTVQNYSIPFLLIIALLKPVLVAICLATGWNGGAIFPAIFTSTVMGYIATYWIDGATGFLITVFVTACCTKIVGKPVLTASILLFIFPLQFFPFILLTAFIVNKNWWVSIRKIIRA, translated from the coding sequence GTGAAAAAGGTAACACTCATTTTTAGCGTTTATACATTTATTCTAGGTATCTTAGTGGGAGTTATTGCTGCTTTATTTTTAGCAATGGTTCACTTTGCCACGACATTTTTGTGGGATTATCTTCCTAATCAGTTTGATTTTTCATCGTATTATCCTCTACTAATCGGCTTAATCGGGAGTTTTTTTGTAGGGATGGTTCAGCTGAAACTTGGTGACTATCCGCGGTCAATGCATGATAATGTTGCTGAGGCGAAGAAAACTGGACGGATGGAATATCGCAAAGTTCTGCTTCCAACAATACTTAGCGCTTGGATTATTTTAACATTTGGGGCGAGCGTTGGTCCGGAAGCGGCTTTAATTGGTATCGTAGGTGGTGCCACGACTTGGATTATTGACCATTTAAAATTATCTATGGCGCATAAAGAAGAACTTGTTAGTTTGAGTGTTGGCGCGATTATTTCCAGTATTTTCCACGCTCCGTTTAGCGGACTAGCCGAGGAAATTGATGAAAGTAGTCAAGCAAAGAAAATTCCTAAAAACTCTAAATTAGTGTTATCACTTCTTATTTCTTTTAGCGCACTCGGATCTTTCCTTTGGCTGAAATCCTTTTTAAAAATGCCTGCAAGTATTTTTGCGATTCGGCTACCTGATATGGGTTGGTCTTGGTGGTTTATTTTACTTTTTATTCCAACAATTATTCTCGGATGGCTTTTTAGTGTTTATTTTCAGCAATTACAAGTATACATTGCGAAAGCGGCCTCTGTAATTAAAAATAAAATGGTCGCGGCGATTATCGGTGGATTAAGTATTGGTTTGTTTGGGATTATTTCTTCCTTCATGTTGTTTTCCGGCGAACATCAGTTAATCGAATTAACAACTACTGTCCAAAATTATTCGATTCCCTTCTTATTAATTATTGCGCTCTTAAAGCCTGTTTTAGTCGCTATCTGTTTAGCAACTGGTTGGAATGGTGGTGCGATTTTTCCGGCGATTTTCACTAGTACTGTGATGGGATACATAGCAACATATTGGATAGATGGGGCAACTGGATTTCTCATTACGGTTTTCGTAACCGCCTGTTGTACGAAAATTGTGGGAAAGCCTGTTCTAACCGCATCCATTTTACTTTTCATTTTCCCGCTACAATTTTTCCCGTTTATTCTACTGACAGCCTTTATCGTTAATAAAAATTGGTGGGTTAGCATTAGAAAAATTATCCGGGCATAA